Part of the Zea mays cultivar B73 chromosome 4, Zm-B73-REFERENCE-NAM-5.0, whole genome shotgun sequence genome is shown below.
GTCCTTTGGAACAAAGGATCAGTTTCCTACTAATCCTATAAAATTTCTGTGAAATTAGATCATTATTATTGTAGTGAGATTTTTAAAGGATTTCTAACGTGAGGTCCAACCTCTCGAATTTTTTTTCTATGAAATTGAAAGTGCCATGTGCAACTTTTAACTCTAATCCTACGTTTCTCCTGTCCCTGTATGCATGTTTCGTCAATCCTGCATTCCAAAGGAGCCCTAATGCATAGTAGTATTGAGATAAGGTTGTGTGCTGCTTTTTGAAATGGAAAGGAATCATGTCCTCGTTTTTCATTTTATTAGGTGGGGACATGCATGCGCGTGGGCATGGAGGAAAGAGATTAACTCGCAATCTGGGTTGTTTTAGCAAAACCAGCTAATCACAATCTGGGATGTATTCTTTTTCCCACTAAGGACCTGAGTTGGACCATATGGAAATTCCTCAAGGATATATATACGAGCTGCTTTGGGCCCTGCGTACGTGGTTAATTTCATCATATATATGTATCTCGATTCAATGATGATTAACCGATGCCAATGCCCAGCTTCGTGCTTATCCCATGCATCAATCAACAACGGTGATTCTAATGGCTACTAGATGCATGGCGACAAGAAGTAACAGTGGAGATCGCATACTGCCTTCTTATCCGTTGACACGTTCCATTATATATATTGGTTGTCAAGCAATGCATATGCATGGTAAAAATGTCTTGCAGAGTAGTAGTAGCTGTGTTCATCGTGGCTCGTGCATTCCTCGCCTGCCCTAAATCCTATCGTATTATTTGTCAATACTATGCTAGCTAGCGTATTTGTCACCTTCTCTGCCGTTCTGCTTCTGCAGCATTGCAGAGGAATATGGCATATGTAGCTAGCTTAGCTAGGGTGGCCAAGGAAacaaaagaatgaagaagaagaccGATGCGAAAGCTAGCTTGTGTCAGCATCAAGGTCAAACCATATCCGTACCTTTTGAAGTCCTATAAATACTGGGCGCGGCGCCGCGCAGACCACCCCACGACCAAATTAAACCAATAAGCTGCAACCGCCAGCGCACACGGGGGAGATGGGGAGAGCACCCTGCTGCGACAAGGCGACGGTGAAGAAGGGGCCATGGTCGCCGGAGGAGGACGCGATGCTCAAGAGCTACATCGAGGAGCATGGCACCGGGGGCAACTGGATTGCGCTGCCACACAAGATAGGTGCGTATCCATCCATGCATCTATATATTATCCATGCATTTTTATAGCTCGCTCGATCGATTGTTGATCCATATGGAATGGATCGGAACTCTGCTGCTGCATGCGCAGGGCTGAAGAGGTGCGGCAAGAGCTGCCGGCTGAGGTGGCTCAACTACCTGAGGCCCAACATAAAGCACGGCGACTTCACCCCGGAGGAGGACGGCGTCATCTGCAGCCTCTACATTAGCATAGGGAGCAGGTAGACAACCACTCCCGCGCCCGGCCTCTTCTTCACAGCTAGCTCACATGCATGCATGCTCAGCTGATCGAACTCCTCTAGTAGTGCTAAGCATGTGTGTTACGTTGATAATGGTCACGGGCAGGTGGTCCATCATCGCCGCGCAGCTGCCGGGGAGGACGGACAACGACGTGAAGAACTACTGGAACACCAAGCTGAAGAAGAGGCTCCTGGGGCGGCGCAAggaccaccgccaccaccaccacagcGCGGCCGATGCGGCGGCCACCGGCGAGAGCACGAACGACGGTGAGCCGGCGGCGGCGCTGAGCGCGTCGGCCATGGAGAGGATCCAGCTCTGCATGCAGCTGCAGTCGACCCACCACCAGCACCACCCCTTGCCCCTCATGTGGCCTGGATGCAACGTCGTCAGTGGGAGCGGCGTTGCCAGTACTCAGAGCAACAACAGCTTCAACAGcaacggcagcagcagcagcgtgaCAGTAGCCGAACAAGGGCAGCTGATGAACGACCAGCAGCACCTCATGACTGCGCAGCTGGAGgcgggtgctgctgctgctgccgccataGACAACGGCCTCGCCGCCTCGCCGTCGAGCGCGGAGAACTCCAACATCATCGTCAGCATGGAGGCCGAGCTCCAAGAGCTGCTCTACGGCGGTGCTGCTGATGACGGCAGCCGAGGAGGGAAGGCcgtggacggcggcggcggcgtagtGCAGCAGGTGGATGTTGCGGAGTGGTGGAGCTATGACGACCAGCAggggaagtcgtcgtcgtcgccggtgGCGGTGGGTTGCTGGGACTTCACCCCTGAACCCAACACGGCGTTCCTGGACTACGCGTCGGTCTACGACATCTGATAGCTTGGTCGGAGCCGTGAAGAACGAAGCTGTGAATTAAGTTAGAGAGGTGATACATAGTAGGGATTTGTCTACGTACAACGACATAAACTGGACTAAGCTAGCATCTCGTATAAGAAACTCCTATCTAGCAACATGTAAGGGGTAAATtgattaaataaataaatgtACTTAAATACACCTGCCACAGCCTAGCTATTAGCTTGGCATGTTTCGGACAAAGAACAGAGACAAGGGACCTATATCATGCTGACAGAACAAGTCAAGTTAATTAGCGAAGTTGTTTAATTAGGCTGCTTTTGT
Proteins encoded:
- the LOC541729 gene encoding transcription factor MYB36, producing MGRAPCCDKATVKKGPWSPEEDAMLKSYIEEHGTGGNWIALPHKIGLKRCGKSCRLRWLNYLRPNIKHGDFTPEEDGVICSLYISIGSRWSIIAAQLPGRTDNDVKNYWNTKLKKRLLGRRKDHRHHHHSAADAAATGESTNDGEPAAALSASAMERIQLCMQLQSTHHQHHPLPLMWPGCNVVSGSGVASTQSNNSFNSNGSSSSVTVAEQGQLMNDQQHLMTAQLEAGAAAAAAIDNGLAASPSSAENSNIIVSMEAELQELLYGGAADDGSRGGKAVDGGGGVVQQVDVAEWWSYDDQQGKSSSSPVAVGCWDFTPEPNTAFLDYASVYDI